The Radiobacillus deserti genomic interval GACTAATGACGTTGTTACCTATTTCTGCAACGCTAGCGTTTTTTGGTACGTTCTCTATGGCAGGCGTTCCTCTTCCATTTTTGAATGGATTCTACAGTAAAGAACTGTTTTTCGATGCTACTCTTCATGGGTCAGAATATAGTACAGCTATCGCTAATTTTATTCAACATGCATTGCCGTGGTTAGCTGTCTTCGGAAGTATCTTCACGTTTGTGTATTCCATGTACTTTGTGTTCGGTATTTTTCGTGGAAAAGCCAAGCTGGAACAACTTCCTAGAAAGCCACATGAAGCACCAATCGGAATGTTGATTTCCCCTATTCTCTTGGTTATCGGAGTCATCACGATTGGATTATTCCCTTCTTTGGTAAATGGGACATTGCTTGAACACGCCGCATACGCTGTATCTGGTATTCATGAACCACATAAAATTAAGTTCTGGCATGGGTTTATTCCACCTCTGTATATGTCTCTAGCCGTAGTTGGAATTGGCACATTACTGTTTGTAACTAAGAAAAAATGGGATACTGTATATAAAAAACTATCAGACCGATTCACGTTTAACCGATTATATGACCTGCTCATCGCAAAGACGGAGACAGTCCCAGCTTCTATTACAAAGAGCTATATGACGGGATCTCTTCGACTTTACGCACAATTAATCATTGTAGCCATGTTCATCGTAAGTATTTTTACACTCGTCACGAGTGATGGATTTGCATTTTTAGAAGCTGATCCATCTGAAATCAAAATTTCGGAACTATTAGTTGCTATCATGATGATTGTAGCTGCGGTTGGTACTATTGTGGCAAGGAATAATGTTGCGGCAATCTTAATATTAGGCGTTGTTGGGTACGGTTTATCCATTCTATTTGTTATTTATCGAGCACCGGATTTAGCGTTAACCCAATTAGTCATTGAGACTATCACTGTGGCACTTTTCCTACTCTGTTTCTATCATTTACCAAAAATGAAACCGAAACAGGATACGGTACGTACAAAACTGATAAATGCAGCTATTTCCATCGGATTTGGAACTTTATTAACCCTTGTTGCTATTTCTGCTCATAGTAGCAAATGGTTCCCAAGCATTTCGGAGTATTTCATTGAAACCTCCCATACTTTAGGTGGTGGAGATAACGTCGTGAATGTCATCCTAGTGGATATGCGTGGATTAGATACTTTGTTTGAAATCACGGTGTTAGGAATTGCAGCACTAGGAATCTATAGCTTAATCAAAATTCGTAAAAACAAGGAGGTGGACTGATGGAAATCATTATGTCCATCCTTGCAGGTATTTTGTTTACAACAGGGATATACAATCTTTTACAAAAACAGTTGATTCGAATCATTATAGGTACTGGCTTGCTCTCCCACGGTGCTCACTTATTTATTTTAACAATGGGTGGGCTTACGGATGGTAAGCCACCTATTTTGACGGATCACGATAGCCATAACTATGTGGATCCTTTGCCACAAGCTCTCATTCTAACATCCATCGTAATTAGTTTTGGGGTGACGAGTCTTTTATTAGTACTCGCTTATCGAGCTGCAAAGGAAAATGAAACGGATAATATGGACCAATTGCGAGGGAATGATTATGAGTAACTTAGCTATAATGCCAATCTTAATTCCGATGATTTCTGGGATATTTTTGGCCTTTTTCAACAAAAATATAAAGCTCTCCCGATTGCTTGCAAAAGCTTTAACAATCGGAAATCTTGTGTATGTCAGCTATCTTTTTTATCGAGTCAGTCAAGAAGGCTCTATTATTCTTGAAACTGGGGATTGGGCAGCACCGTACGGAATTGTTATTGTAGCCGATTTGTTGTCCACCCTACTTGTGCTCACAACTAACATCATTGCGCTTGCAGCTGTATGGTATGCTCCTTACTCATTAAATACTAAACAAGAGACACACTATTTTTACACTTTTTATTTTTTACTTATTACCGGGGTTTCAGGAGCCTTCTTAACCGGAGACTTATTCAACCTGTTTGTATTTTTTGAAGTATTGCTAATGGCTTCCTACGCTTTAATTGTTTTGGGTGGAGAAAAGGTACAGTTACGTGAATCGATCAAATATGTATTGATTAACTTATTTTCTTCTATCTTATTCGTTACAACAGTCGCTTTTTTATATTCTGTAGTTGGGACTGTTAACATGGCACACATTGCGGAACGGGTTGCAGAGGTGGATCAACGCGGTATTCTTACCACGATTAGTATTTTGCTATTTTTCGTTTTTGGTACGAAAGCTGCCTTATTCCCATTATTCTATTGGTTGCCAAGACCATATTCCGCTCCAAATTCAGTTGTTTCCGCACTATTCGGTGCGTTACTGACAAAGGTTGGAGTCTACTCCATTCTACGAGTGTTTACACTGATGTTTCCTCAACAAGAAACGAATACACATGAATTGTTTTTATGGATTGCGGGATTAACGTTAATTTTCGGGGTAATTGGGGCACTTTCCACTACGAATATCAAGTTAATTATCGCTTACAATGTCATTCCTGCTGTTGGCTTTATGATGTTAGGAATTGGCATTAACACGGAAACTGCCATAAGTGGAACTGTATATTATCTCGTACACGATATGATTATAAAAGGTGCGTTGTTCTTACTGGTTGGTGCAGTTGTGATTCTAACTGGAACTGCAAATATGAAGAAAATGAGTGGACTAATCCATCACTATCCACTTCTCGGTTGGTTGCTATTCTTAGCAGCATTTGTCCTCGCTGGTGTGCCACCGTTTAGTGGATTTATAGGAAAGCTATTATTATTACAAGCTAGCTTTAGTGCCGATCAGATTGCTCTCTCCATCATTGGGTTAGGGTGCAGCTTACTCATTCTTTTGTCTATCCTTCGTATTTTCATTCAAGTATTCTGGGGGGAAAAGGACGAATCGCTAAAGCCAAATAAAAAATTGGCGCGACAATTATCAATTCCCATTTCATTTTTGCTCTTCTTTTCAGTAGCACTTGGTCTCGGAGCTGAATTCTTTTATCCAACTGTTGAAAAGATTTCCAATTACTTAATGCATCCTGAACAATATATTGAATCTGTTCTAAGGGGGAATCCGTAATGGCTTTTCAAAATTGTCTTAAACATCATCATTGCGATTATGTGGATGTTTTTACAAGAAAGCTACACCTTCCCTACTTTTCTATTTGGCTACTTTATCGGGATATTGTTGTTACTCGTCTTGCAGCGATTTATTCCAGACGCGTTTTATTTACGAAGAGCAATCAACATTTTAAAGCTAGTAAAATTATTTATTAAAGAATTGTTGCTCTCAAATATCGAAATCGTAAAGCTCGTCTACAAGCCGAAATTAAATGTAGAACCTGGTATCTTTACATTGCCAACAGTCTTAAAGTCAGATTGGGAAATTACCCTACTGGCGAACCTTATTACGTTAACACCCGGTACCCTATCCGTAGCCGTATCGGATGATAATTCAGAGATTTTTATCCATGCGATGGAGCTAGATGATATAGAAGAATCCATCAAATCGATTAAAGAGACCTTTGAAAAGGCAATTATGGAGGTGACAAGATGAGTAGTATCACTGATTTCACACAGTATTTAATTCAAATCGTTACAATTGCTTGTTTTGTCATTACATCGATTTCATTGATTATATATTACTAATTCGGGCGATCGTTGGACCAACTAACCCCGATCGTGCTGTTGCCTTAGATGCAATTGGAATAAATTTAATGGCAATGGCTGGGTTGTTAGCGGTCATGTTACTGACCACTAAGTTTAACGATGTTATCTTGCTTATTGGAATCCTATTATTCATCGGAACCATTGCGATTGCCAAATACTTAGAAAAGGGTGTTATCATTGATAGAGACGTGGATTAAGGTCCTATTTGATCTAATCATTATCATCTGTTTGGTTTCTGGTACCTTTTTTATATTTTCTAGTTCGATTGGGGTCTTACGCTTTCCAGATGTTTATACAAGACTCCATGCGGCGACAAAGGCTTCTACTCTAGGTATCGCAGGAATAATGATTGGAGCGTTTATCTTTTTATATTTTGAGCATGGAATTGTAAGCGGAAAGTTAATTTTAGGCTTACTTTTCGTTTTACTAACAGCACCAGTCTCTGGTCATATGATTTCAAGAGCAGCCCATGAAAGCGGAGTTAAACCTTGGTTCAACAACAAAGAACAAGACGCCTATTCGACATATAAAGAGAAAACAGAACAGGAAGGCTAATAATTCGAGACATTCTTGATTAGAATGTCTCTTTTTTTATGGCTGAAGTTTTTACTGGACAGGCACAATTATGCCCTTGCTTACATAAAGTTAGTATATAGGCTCTAGCCCAAACAGTAGGAGGTGCATGTGCTTGTCTAGCATTCTAAGCGCACTAGCTTTTCTAATGAAGGAAGCGTTATTCTTCGTATCATATGTGAAAAATCATGCTTTCCCTCAACCTCTCCCCCCAGATGAAGAGGCAAAATACATCGAGCAAATGCAAGAAGGTGACGAAAATGCTAGAAATATGCTAATCGAGCATAACCTAAGACTCGTTGCGCACATAGTGAAAAAGTTTGAAAATACCGGTGAGGATACCGAAGATCTCATATCTATCGGGACCATTGGATTAATAAAGGGGATTGAGAGTTTTTCAAGTGGAAAAGGGACGAAACTCGCAACCTATGCGGCTCGTTGTATTGAGAATGAAATTCTGATGCATTTACGAGCCCTAAAAAAAACAAAAAAAGATGTGTCCCTTCATGATCCAATCGGGCAAGATAAGGAAGGAAATGAGATTAGTTTAATTGATATTTTACAGTCTGAAAACGAAGATGTCATTGAGTACATCCAATTAAATATGGAAGTTGAGAAAATTAGAGAGTATTTAGATATTCTTGACAAGCGCGAGAAGGAAGTAATCATATGTCGCTACGGGTTAAATAACGAAGAAGATTTAACACAGCGTGAAATCGCCAAAAAATTAAAGATATCTAGGAGCTATGTTTCTAGAATTGAAAAAAGAGCCTTAATGAAAGTGTTCCATGAATACTATCGAAAAGAAAAATTGAATGATCAATAATTAAGCCATTCACCTATACGCGAATTGGGATTTTATCATACGATATATCATATCCCATATTCGTTAAAGGTAGGTGATACTATGGCATATGGGGGATTTTCACCTTATTTTCAACCCATGTACGGAGAGTTTAATGACGAGATTGTAGAATATGAAACACCCGATTTTAGTTATGGTTCCGGCCCATCTATAGGATTTGGAGAACCGGTAGGATATGGTTATCCTAGTTATGGCTATGATTACGGTTACGGAGCTGGCCTTGGTGGAGTACCTGGGTATGGCTATGGGTACGGTAGTAACAATGGAAATGGATTTTTCATTGTGGCTATTATACTCTTGCTCATCATCGGTGGTGGATATTACTATTTTAATTATTTGTAAGAGGATACTAGGGCTTAGTTGCCCTTCTCATACGTTAGGAAAGGCGAGGCAAAGCCTTAGGTGGAACGTTTAGGAATACTAGTCCTATAACCGGTATCCACGTTTTTAAATAAACCTCTATTTCAAATTGAAATAGAGGTTTATTTTATCCCTTCATCCTCTTGAATACGAGTCATCCATTTTTTGAGTAGGCCAGCAAATACACCTGCTACAAATAGACTTGTCAGCATCAAAAAGACTAGGAAAATAGCTTTATCTAAATTCGGTTCTAAATACGTATTAATCAACATTCCAATGTAAAAATAGCTACTTACAATCAATAATGTAATTAAGAATCTACTATAATCTTCGATTTTTGCTTTAAGAAGTTTTCGATTTTCCTCCATGATGTCGTCCCCTCCCCTTCCAAAATCATACCATAAAAGTGAAAGGTTTTAGGATGTAAATCATGGAAACGTAATTACGATACCTTCTCCACCATATTCATAATTAAATTGGCTGCATTTGTAGCTGCTGTGTCTAAAAACGCATCAAAAGACACCGAGGATTCTTTTCCTGCAATATCCGATAATGCACGTACAATGACAAACGGAGTCCCGTATTTATAACAAACCTGTGCAATAGCTGCTGCTTCCATTTCTGCCGCGATCATTTCAGGGAACTTATTCCGAACGAATCTAATTCGCTCTTCATCTTGCATAAACGAATCACCAGTTGCAATAATTCCTTTTACTGCTTGAATGGAGTCTAATTCCGCAGCTGCTTTCAACGCGATATCCACTAATTTGGGATCCGCTTCATATTTTGCGGGCATTCCGGGAACTTGTCCATATTCATAATCAAACGCTGTTACATCGACGTCGTGATGTGTTACAGAGGAAGAAATTACTAAGTCTCCCACTTTTAATTGTGGAGCAAATCCTCCAGCTGAACCTGTATTAATCACGATGCTCGGGTTATAACGTTCTTGTAAAATTGTTGTGGCCACTGCTGCATTCACTTTTCCTATGCCCGATTGTAACACTACGACATCTTTTCCTCTCAACTGCCCCGTAATAAAGGTACTTCCTGCTATTGTTTCTGTTTGATTGTTGCTCATATTTTTTTGTAGTAATGCTACTTCTTCATCCATTGCTCCAATTATTCCTACTGTCATGATGTTGCCTCCTATTTGCTCTACTCTGTTTGTGCACCCGAGTCGTTGGAAGAATCTTCTTTAAATCGATGTTTTTGATCATTTTCTTTAAGTTGCTCTACAAGTGTTGGCTGCCATCCTTGATGATCCACCCACTTCACGGAAACACGATATATTTCTGTCTCAGAAGGATTGGAAACGGTAGCTTGTACAGATTGATCACCAGATCGTGAAACCCACCACTGTATCATATCGGTCCGACTTAATCCCGTGGCCATACTTACGGCATCCATCATTTCTTTCCAATCCACTGTTCCTTGTTCGAATGTAATAACGTGGTTTCCTTCTTGCTGCGTACCAATGGGTTCCCAATCACCTTGAAATGCTTTTATCACATTTGGGTCATCAGAAGGAACTTCTTCCACCACTGGATCGACTTCTTCCTCGTCACTTGTCTCCACGTCAGTGGTCTTATCTGAATCCGTGTCGGTTGTCGATTCACTTGAATCCAGTGTAGAGTCTTCCATATCTGATGAAACTGATTCTGTTTCAGGTTCCTCCTTGGTATCTTGTGCGGTTTCCTCTTCCCCCCCACCAAAAATGATAAGTCCTATAAGCACAACAAGAAGAATGCTCCCAATACCTATAAGAAAAGAAATTGCTTTCGTATTTTTTCTTCGCTTTTCAAACTTGTCCACTCTTGTGTATGGATTGTATTCGTCTGACATGAAGTCCCTCCTCAGTACCTTAGATCTAATAAGACCTTTAATAGGCTTAAGAAATGCTCTTGTATGATCCCTATTATACTATGATATCAAAAACGAACCAATGATACGTTCGTCCATTCTTTTTTACTATTTTTGTCGAACTACTTCTAGTTTTGGCATATCAGAAGGAGTTACTACATAAGTATCTAATATAACCTATGGAAGAAGCTAAGGAGTGTGTTTAACGTTGTTAAAGGTAACAAAGTTTGATCGAGCATTATGGGGGCAAACTTCATTCGAAGACATAGGATTTGATAAACAAAAGAACCAATTTGTTATTTTCTCTATCTCGATGGCAAGAAGATCAAATTTTTTGATGTGGAAGAACAAATTGTATTAGCCTTTATTGTAGCACAGGACAAGGATTCATTTGTAAGAAATACACTTCTTCCGCACCATCCGTATCAAATAGTAAATGGAAATATCTCAAAATCTTCCTAACTTCCATCTTTTTATCTTATTCCGGATTGAAAACCATCTCTAACAATAGCCCTCATAGTGAGGGCTATTGTTAGAGAATTAGGAGGAATCTCCTCGCAATAAATTAGAGACTATATCTCGATATATATTGTACGTAGTCGAAGCTTCATCAGATTGATATAAATCCACCACAACCATTGCATACTTAGGATTATCCTTCGGAAAATACCCTGCAAACCAATGATGGAATTTATTTTCCATACCTGTTTGGGCAGTTCCAGATTTTCCAGCTACTTGTAGCCCTTTAAATGTTTGTCCTGTCCCATTTTCTACAACCTGTTCCATTAATCCTTGTAGTAGTTTTGCAGTCTCAGGTTTTAGTTCATTTTTACGGTTCCGATGCATGGAAAAGTCAAACATCGACGTACCGTTCCTATACAGTATTTTTTGAACAGCCCTCACTTCTTTTTTATTTCCACCATCCGCTACTGTTGCCATCATATTAGCAATAGCCAGTGGCGTTACTCTAACTTCCTTTTGTCCAATAGCCGTTTGAGCAATGGCTCGTTCCACATTTGGATCCTGTTCATTTCCCCATACCTTTCCTGGTTCTTCATCTGGAAATTGTTTAAAGTTTGAAAAATGAAAGACAGTTCCGTTCCACCCAACCGGCTCCAATAATCCTAACTTATCTGCATATGTCTCTAAAATAGTTGGATCCTGTTTGACAAGCTCATTTGCAAGGATAGCAAACGTTCTATTACAACTCTGCGCATAACTCTCTGTAAAAGTTAAGGAGCCCAGCTGTCGATCCGATGGACCATCCCCGTATAAGTTTTGGTTACAGTTAAAGCTACGTGAAACATCTACATTATCTGACTCCAAAGCTGCTGCTGCAGTCACCGTCTTAAATATGGATCCAGGAAAATGAGCCGTTAACATTTGATTTTGTATGGTATTCCCCTTATACGGTTGCTCCATGTCAATAGTCGGTCGGGAAACCATTGCCAAAACATCTCTAGATTCTACATCTAATAAAACTAATCCACCCATTTTCATGTCATACTTATCAATAATCTTTTCACTTAATTTCTGTTTTTCCATATCGAGAGTCGTTTGCACTTTTGTCGGATAGAAAGTATCTGATTCTCCTATATATCGTAGGTTCAGTCCCATCATTGGAGTTCCTTGTGCATCCACATGGTACAATATTTTTTGTTCGTTTTGCGATTGTAAAAACGGATCAAAAGTTGCCTGAAGCCCTGATATTCCAATAGGTTTAGCATCTTTATTATCCTCATATTCTGGATATCTATTATAGTATTCCTCTTTATTATTCCGAACAATTCCTAACAAATGCTGAGCATCCGTTGGGTCTTGAACTACTGTTCTTTCTACTGCTACTATTCCAGGTACTTGTTCCTTTTTAATCTTTTCATATAAGCTATCAGTCACAGTGATCGGAAATAAATCAGTTAAGTAAGAAGGTTTTTTTAATTGCTTGATTTTATTTTGTAATTGCTGGGTTGATACAGGTAATTCATCTAACACAGCGTTGTTGGATAGCTGATCAAGAAAAGGAAATAAAACGATGTCTTTTCGCATCGCTTGATTAAGTGGTTTTTCCTTATTGTCTAGAAAAATACCTCTCCCACTTGATAGATTAATTTCAGAAGTGCGCTGATCAACACTTTCCTCCAGTAAATTCACGTTATCCGGTCCAAAGCTCTCGGTCGATATGAGTTGAATAGATGCTAATCGATACAAGAGTGCTCCAAATCCTAGTAAAAGGAAAAGCGACAAGACGGATACTCGTTTCGTATTCAATTTCTTCCACCCCCATGCTAGCAGTATCTTCAAATAAATGAAAAAATAAACCTGCTCTCATAGCATGAGTTACAACTATTTTAAATCCTAAAAAACAAAAAGCTATCAAGGTTCCCTTGATAGCTTTCCATCTTATTTTACATCAATAATTTTTACCACCATGTCTCCACCGGGAGTTGGTACCGTAACTTCTTCTCCAATTTGGTGCCCTAAGAGGCTTTTTGCAATTGGAGAATCGTTCGAAATTTTCCCTTCAAAAGGATCTGCTTCCGCACTTCCTACAATCGTATAACTTTCTTCGTCGCCATCTGGAAGCTCTTGGAACGTTACCGATTTCCCTAGGGAAACGACGTCCGGGTTGTCATTATCGTTTTCAATAATAACCGCATTTCGAATCATGTTTTCAACTTGAGCGATTCTGGATTCCACAAACGCTTGCTCATCTTTCGCAGCATCATATTCAGAGTTCTCAGATAGATCTCCAAAATCACGAGCTATTTTAATGCGTTCCACTACTTCTTGACGTCGTTCTGTTTTCAAATAATGAAGTTCATTTTCTAACTTTTCTTTACCTTCTTGGGTCATGTAGTAACTTTTTTCTGCTGCCATAAAACCTTACACTCCTTTAATCCAACAATAAATAATTAGTTTATCCGTATAGCATGTAAATCCAGTCATATTTCACCTATTAATTCTACATGCATAAGCCAATATCCTATGTGTTACTTGTATTGTTTAAAACTACTAACAAATACTATGGCAGATTTCCGACTTTTTTTCAACAGTTTTCTAAATATTGTAATTAAATCGCTTTCCTGTTCAGGATAGTTTGAATCTTTGTCGCCATAATATCAATGGCCACATGATTTTGCCCGCCTTCTGGAATGATGATATCCGCATAACGTTTAGTAGGTTCAACAAATTGTAAGTGCATTGGTCTTACTACATTTATATATTGATCAATAACGGAATCAATGGTACGTCCTCTTTCTTTGATGTCACGTAATAAACGACGAATAATGCGTACGTCCGCATCAGTATCCACAAATACTTTGATATCCATCAATTCTAATAAACGTGGGTCTTCCAAGATTAAGATACCTTCTAAGATGATAACATCTTTCGGTTCAACTTCTACTGTCTCATTTGAACGGGTATGTAACGCGTAATCATAAACTGGCTTTTCGATGGATTTATGATTTAATAGATCATTTACGTGTTGTATCAATAAATCATTATCAAAAGCTAAAGGATGATCATAATTCGTCCGTAGTCTCTCTTCAAAAGGTAAATGACTTTGATCTTTATAATAATAATCCTGCTCGATAACTAAGATAGTTTTATCTGCAAATCGTTGACTGATAGATCTCGTAATAGAAGTTTTTCCTGAACCAGTTCCACCGGCAACTCCAATTACTACTGGTTTATGGTTTGACATGCTCTTACTTGCTCCTTTTTCTCTATTCACTTACGTTTTTTCTCACACTAATTGCAACGCCATCTCCAACTGGGATGATGGTTGTCTTGTATCTAGGGTGGTTCACTAAGTACTCATTATACCTTTTAATTTTCTGTGCTATTTTATCCAGCCTTTTATTTTCTCCTGTTTGTTTCGCTACTAGTCCTTTAAATAACACGTTATCAGAAATAACAATTCCTTCTTCTGTTAACAGTTCACTATATTGGTCAAAAAACACTTGGTATTGCCCTTTGGCCGCGTCAATAAATAACAAATCATACGGACCGTTTTCTTTCGCCCTATCTACCGTTTCCAATGCATCACCACGTAATAAGGAAATTCGATTGTCTGTATCTTGAGCGTTAACATACTGCTGAGCAACTTTATATCGTTCCTCATCACGCTCAATCGTTGTAATATGAGATGTAGGATTGGCTTCTAGCATTCGTAACGTAGAATAGCCGATTGCAGTCCCTATCTCCAGTATTTTTTTCGGCTTTTTCAATCGAATTATTTGTTGAAGTAACTCTATACCTAACGGTTCCATAATTGGTACACGATGCTCTCTCGCATATTGCTCCATCTCGAGTACCCACGGTTTTGGATTCTTTATCGTGGATAGGAGATAAGCCTCTATATGCTCATCCATAGTGCCCCTCCTTCCTACTCCATACAGAAAAGCAGGGAAGCGCAACGCCTCATTCCCTGCCTCTATGTTTTTATCTTAAATATTTTTCCGTTAATTCCATATGTTCTTCATAGGTTTCTGAATAGTAGATATTGCCATCATCTGCTGCAATAAAGTACATATAATCTGTATCCGTCGGTTTTAATACAGCTTGCAAAGAATTTTCAGCGAAATTGGATATTGGCCCTACAGGTAACCCAGTCACATAATAGGTGTTATACGGTGATTCTACTTTTAAGTCTTTATGATAGACACGATCTTTATGCTCTCCTAATGCATAAAGAACAGTAGGATCTGTTTGTAGCATCATACCCACATCTAGACGATTATAAAAGACGCCAGCAATTGTTTTTCTCTCTTCTTCTGTTCTTGCTTCATTTTCTACAAGAGAAGCCATTGTTAAGGCTTCATGAACGGTCATATCACGTTCCGAGATAGTATCCAAATATGGTTCTACGACTGCTTGTGTTTTTTTCAACATAGAATGAATGATGGATTCAACACTAGGATCTTCCACATAGAATTCGTAAGTGGCAGCAAATAAATACCCTTCTAAAGGATAACGAATTTCTGGATCTAATATAGTATCCGATAAAATGGATGGATAGCTATCAATTAGCTTCTCAACAAATTTTCTATCATTCACCTTATCCAAAAATTCTTCTTCACTAATATTTGCTTTTTCCGCAAATAATGCTGCCATATCTTCTACTGTTTTTCCTTCTGGAATCGTAACCGTAATTACTGGTTCCTTCAACACTTTTCCAGTTTGAAGCGCATCAATGATTTCATCAAGTTTCATGGATGGTGAAAGTTCGTATTCTCCAGCTTGAAACTCTGTAGCATTGTTGAACTTAATATAGAAACGAAAGATCATACTGTTTTCTATAAGGCCGTTTTCTTCTAATATATTGGCAATTTGCGAAGTAGATGAGCCCATTGGGATTTTAATCGCTACTTTTGTATCATCACTAGGGTCTACAGGCTTTAACGCGGAAGAGACATATAAGTAACCAGATATTCCTGCGATAATTAGAATTCCAGCTAGTACAGTTAACACGATGACAACGATTCTCCTGACCGTTCTAGCTTCCTCTAGCCTTTGTTGGACATTGTCTTTGTGTGTACCGTCTTTTTCAGACGTTGACATAGAGCATCCCCCTTTCATCCGGTCTATTATACTACATAGTTCGTCATAATTTCTATTACATTACCAAAATTTCCATATGCGTAGAACGAAATAACTTTTAACAAGTTAGATCACAAGAAATCCCCTTTAAGGATAGCTTCTGAAAGTAAAAAACGAACCCCTTTTCAACGCTGAAAGGGGTTCGTTACTTAGTTCTAATCCGTTTCTTCGTCTGTCAGTGTGTTAAGCATTTCCTCAACCATTTCCCATTCCTCATCCGATTCAATTTGGAATAAGGATAAATCATCATCATCGGCTGATTTCTCCTCATAACGAAACGCAAATACTTCTACTTCTTCATCATCCTTTTGCTCCATTGGAACAACAGCTATATATGAATATCCCGTTTCGTCTACGTCAAAGGTAAACAGCACTTCAAAAAGATGCTCTTCTCCATTTTCATCTGGAATGATAATTCGTTCCTTTTCTTCTAATGCCAACCTCTACACCTCCTATTTATTAACTGTTAGAATCTAGGTAGCTTTGCAAAATTAAAGCAGCTGCCATTTTGTCGATTACTTTTTTTCTCTTCTTCCGACTCATATCGGCCTCTAACAATATTCGTTCTGCAGCCATCGTCGTTAATCTTTCATCCCACATAACGGTGGACAATGAAAATTGGTCTTCTAAATGCTTCGCATAGGCGAGGGAGGCCTCTCCCCTCTCTCCTATTGTACCGT includes:
- the ruvX gene encoding Holliday junction resolvase RuvX: MKKMGLDVGQKTIGVAVSDELGWTAQGIKTIKWDEADYSTADEEIATIIKEYDIKVAVVGLPKNMNGTIGERGEASLAYAKHLEDQFSLSTVMWDERLTTMAAERILLEADMSRKKRKKVIDKMAAALILQSYLDSNS
- a CDS encoding DUF1292 domain-containing protein, producing the protein MALEEKERIIIPDENGEEHLFEVLFTFDVDETGYSYIAVVPMEQKDDEEVEVFAFRYEEKSADDDDLSLFQIESDEEWEMVEEMLNTLTDEETD